In the Flagellimonas sp. HMM57 genome, one interval contains:
- a CDS encoding MFS transporter produces the protein MFKTQRFSLIDPSKSPFFYGYVILLMGTVGVYCSIPGQTIGVSVFTDPVKDALGLSRNQFSNAYMIGTIISSQVIGRAGVWFDRYGARYVALGATLTLATTLLLCSLSVHMSESIKDLLNQDTWIIPFVLMTCLFFLLRFAGQGVLTMASRNMIMIWFDKNRGKVNMFSSVALSFGFSSSPLWINAIIETNGWENAWQIFAVGLLVFSMLVFLFYKNRPEEHGLLPDGVSEKNLEEREKIKIASKQFTLKEAKGTRAFWMYGLMLAFNSFFITGLTFHVVSIFASEGYPKADAIAIFLPGSVVAVTISTIFNWLSDSLSLKLYLYLMLLGGILAAVGFLFLTSPIGIPFLIAGFGIMGGFFAVLNAIAWPRFYGRDHLGAITGKIMSFLILASALAPPIFSLCFSTFGSYSLVGYIGLAFLIFLVLGSLKANNPQ, from the coding sequence ATGTTCAAAACCCAAAGATTCAGTTTAATCGACCCATCAAAAAGTCCTTTTTTCTATGGATATGTCATCCTTCTTATGGGTACTGTTGGTGTCTATTGCAGTATTCCCGGTCAAACCATAGGGGTATCTGTTTTTACGGATCCAGTTAAAGACGCTTTGGGTTTGAGTCGTAATCAATTCAGTAATGCTTATATGATCGGAACCATCATCAGTTCCCAAGTCATAGGACGTGCTGGTGTTTGGTTTGACAGATACGGAGCAAGATATGTTGCCTTAGGCGCAACATTGACATTGGCAACAACACTTTTACTCTGTTCCTTATCGGTTCATATGAGTGAGTCCATCAAGGATTTACTTAATCAAGACACATGGATCATACCATTTGTTCTTATGACTTGTTTGTTTTTCTTATTACGATTTGCTGGACAAGGCGTATTGACCATGGCATCAAGAAACATGATCATGATCTGGTTCGATAAAAACAGAGGTAAGGTGAATATGTTCAGTAGCGTTGCTCTTTCTTTTGGTTTTTCCTCCTCTCCTTTATGGATCAATGCAATCATTGAAACAAATGGTTGGGAAAATGCATGGCAAATCTTTGCGGTAGGGCTTCTGGTCTTCAGCATGTTGGTTTTCCTTTTTTATAAGAACAGACCTGAGGAACACGGACTGTTACCCGATGGAGTATCTGAGAAAAACTTGGAAGAACGGGAAAAAATCAAAATTGCGAGCAAGCAATTCACGCTTAAAGAGGCTAAAGGTACACGTGCTTTTTGGATGTACGGGCTTATGCTTGCCTTTAATAGTTTTTTTATCACGGGCCTTACCTTCCATGTTGTATCCATCTTTGCCAGTGAGGGCTACCCAAAAGCTGATGCTATCGCTATTTTTTTACCAGGTTCTGTGGTTGCCGTTACAATTTCAACCATTTTTAATTGGTTAAGCGATTCCCTATCCTTAAAGCTGTATCTCTATTTAATGCTTTTGGGCGGTATTCTGGCAGCTGTAGGCTTTTTATTTTTGACCAGTCCAATTGGGATTCCCTTCTTAATTGCCGGTTTTGGTATTATGGGAGGGTTTTTTGCCGTCCTTAATGCTATCGCATGGCCACGTTTTTATGGTCGAGACCACCTAGGTGCCATTACAGGAAAAATAATGAGTTTTTTAATTCTGGCAAGTGCTTTGGCCCCGCCTATTTTTAGTTTATGCTTTTCCACGTTCGGTTCTTATAGCCTGGTGGGTTATATAGGGTTGGCATTTTTGATATTCTTGGTTTTGGGAAGTTTAAAAGCCAACAATCCTCAATAA
- a CDS encoding GNAT family N-acetyltransferase, whose amino-acid sequence MDTYQLLNNEEAKQFQFKIDGAVAKIEYIKAKEKIYLTHTEVPRNYEGKGVGSELIKQTLEYIKAKDLTLVPLCPFVAMYIKRHPEWKTLVLKGINIA is encoded by the coding sequence ATGGATACTTATCAACTTTTAAATAATGAAGAAGCCAAGCAGTTTCAATTTAAGATTGATGGCGCCGTGGCCAAAATAGAATACATAAAGGCGAAAGAAAAAATCTATCTTACCCATACCGAAGTGCCCAGAAACTACGAGGGCAAAGGTGTTGGCTCTGAACTTATAAAACAAACGCTGGAATACATCAAAGCAAAAGATCTTACATTGGTTCCCTTATGTCCTTTTGTGGCCATGTACATAAAAAGGCATCCCGAATGGAAAACCTTGGTTTTAAAAGGAATTAACATTGCCTAA
- a CDS encoding superoxide dismutase produces MDKRKFLKHTVMATTGMSIAPSLVLSSCKTEPKKEKEMEVPATAATVFSLPEIPYGYEAFPDTIDAMTMEIHHSKHHQGYTNKLNAALKEENISGKTIEEILSMDNLPTAIRNNGGGYYNHTLYWDILTPGGSMSDTLKSKITEDFGSHEAFTKELAEAGAKRFGSGWAWVCQDADKKLHICSTPNQDNPLMNVAEKMGTPVLGIDVWEHAYYLKYQNKRGDYLQNIIKIINWEKVESRMS; encoded by the coding sequence TCCATTGCCCCTTCCCTTGTGCTTTCATCCTGTAAAACCGAACCTAAAAAGGAAAAAGAGATGGAGGTTCCGGCTACAGCGGCAACGGTGTTTTCACTTCCCGAGATTCCATACGGGTATGAAGCATTTCCAGATACCATTGATGCGATGACCATGGAGATTCACCATTCAAAACATCATCAAGGGTATACCAATAAATTGAATGCTGCCCTGAAAGAGGAAAATATTTCTGGGAAAACAATTGAAGAAATTTTGAGTATGGATAATTTGCCAACAGCAATCCGCAATAATGGTGGTGGCTATTACAACCATACCCTCTACTGGGATATTTTAACTCCCGGTGGCAGTATGAGCGATACCCTAAAATCCAAGATTACCGAAGATTTTGGTTCGCACGAAGCTTTTACCAAAGAATTGGCAGAAGCCGGCGCAAAACGATTTGGTTCTGGTTGGGCTTGGGTCTGTCAAGATGCGGATAAAAAACTTCACATCTGTTCTACACCAAATCAAGATAATCCTCTTATGAACGTTGCCGAAAAAATGGGAACGCCAGTATTGGGAATAGATGTTTGGGAACATGCCTATTATTTGAAATACCAGAATAAGCGAGGGGACTACCTTCAAAATATTATCAAAATCATCAACTGGGAAAAAGTTGAGTCAAGAATGTCTTGA